The Anomaloglossus baeobatrachus isolate aAnoBae1 chromosome 10, aAnoBae1.hap1, whole genome shotgun sequence genome has a segment encoding these proteins:
- the CRY2 gene encoding cryptochrome-2 has product MKLAKEAGVEVIVENSHTLYDLDKIIEMNGKSPPLTYKRFQAIVSRMELPRRPVPTVTRQQLEPCRGEIKSTHDETYGVPSLEELGFPSENPGAAVWPGGETEALARLDRHLERKAWVANYERPRMNANSLLPSSTGLSPYLRFGCLSCRLFYYRLQELYQKVKKNRPPPLSLYGQLLWREFFYTAATNNPKFDQMEGNPICVQIPWDRNPEALAKWAEGKTGFPWIDAIMTQLRQEGWIHHLARHAVACFLTRGDLWNSWECGVKVFDELLLDADFSVNAGSWMWLSCSAFFQQFFHCYCPVGFGRRTDPSGDYVRRYLPVLKAFPSRYIYEPWNAPESVQKEAKCIIGVDYPKPIVNHAEASRMNIERMKQTYQQLSRYRGLCILASVPSCAEDLSGPISDPIAPNHTEPGHKPSPCAPDSPKRKYRECVEGPWKKLRLQSVAETTAKDF; this is encoded by the exons ATGAAGTTGGCCAAGGAGGCCGGTGTGGAGGTGATCGTGGAGAACTCGCATACTCTATACGACCTGGACAA AATAATCGAGATGAACGGTAAGAGCCCCCCGCTCACCTACAAGAGGTTTCAGGCTATCGTCAGCCGCATGGAGCTTCCTCGCAGACCCGTCCCCACCGTCACCCGACAACAGCTGGAGCCGTGCCGGGGGGAGATCAAGAGCACGCACGACGAGACCTACGGGGTGCCATCGCTGGAGGAGCTCG GCTTCCCAAGTGAGAATCCAGGGGCTGCAGTGTGGCCCGGAGGAGAGACGGAGGCGCTGGCCCGTCTGGACCGGCACCTGGAGCGGAAG GCATGGGTGGCAAATTACGAGCGTCCACGAATGAACGCCAACTCCTTGTTGCCAAGTTCCACAGGTCTCAGTCCCTACTTGAGGTTCGGCTGTCTGTCCTGCCGCCTCTTCTACTACAGGCTGCAGGAGCTGTACCAGAAG GTGAAGAAGAATAGACCTCCCCCGCTGTCTCTGTACGGTCAGCTTCTCTGGAGGGAGTTCTTTTACACGGCTGCCACCAATAACCCCAAATTTGACCAAATGGAAGGCAATCCGATCTGTGTGCAAATCCCCTGGGACAGGAACCCCGAGGCCCTTGCCAAGTGGGCAGAAGGGAAGACGGGGTTCCCGTGGATCGATGCCATCATGACGCAGCTGAGGCAGGAAGGCTGGATCCACCACCTGGCCAGGCACGCCGTTGCTTGCTTCCTGACACGCGGGGATCTGTGGAACAGCTGGGAATGTGGAGTGAAG GTGTTCGATGAGCTGCTGCTGGATGCCGACTTCAGTGTGAACGCCGGCAGCTGGATGTGGCTGTCCTGCAGCGCCTTCTTCCAGCAGTTCTTCCACTGTTACTGCCCTGTGGGCTTTGGGAGACGGACAGACCCCAGCGGAGACTACGTCAG ACGGTACTTGCCGGTGCTGAAGGCGTTCCCCTCCCGGTATATCTACGAGCCGTGGAACGCCCCAGAATCTGTCCAGAAAGAAGCCAAGTGCATCATCGGAGTGGATTACCCCAAACCCATCGTGAATCATGCAGAGGCCAGCCGCATGAACATAGAGCGCATGAAGCAGACCTACCAGCAGCTGTCCCGCTACAGAGGCCTGT GCATCCTGGCCTCGGTCCCATCCTGTGCAGAAGATCTCAGCGGCCCGATCAGTGACCCCATCGCCCCTAATCACACGGAGCCAG GTCATAAACCGTCCCCGTGTGCCCCCGACTCCCCAAAACGGAAGTACAGAGAATGCGTGGAGGGGCCCTGGAAGAAGCTGCGGCTGCAGAGCGTTGCAGAGACGACGGCCAAGGACTTCTGA